A region of Pyxidicoccus parkwaysis DNA encodes the following proteins:
- a CDS encoding family 2B encapsulin nanocompartment shell protein produces MSDDTKKHDDNSLSLGTQAARQLATTTKTEPQMQGISSRWLLKLLPWVQVSGGTYRVNRRLTYAVGDGRVTFTSTGARVQVIPQELGELPLLRGYEDVEALTALAHRFVQKEYKAGDIITEAGKEADSIVLIAHGKVNRIGTGKYGEQLVLDTLADGDHYSYQALLESQDYWQFTAKAVTPVIALILQQSAFEEVVAQVPSLQKHIEDFKARAKKKQDTTGQKAIELASGHHGEPVLPGTYVDYETSPREYELSVVQTVLQIHTRVADLFNDPMNQTQQQLRLTIEAMKERKEHELVNNREFGLLHNADLKQRIHTRSGAPTPDDMDELLATVWKEPSFFLAHPRAVAAFGQECNKRGLYPTSVDLNGNMVPAWRGIPIFTCNKIPISESRTTSIMLMRVGEKNQGVVGLHQAGIPDEIEPSLNVRFMGINEKAIMSYLVTTYFSTAVLTPDALGILESVELGRS; encoded by the coding sequence ATGTCCGATGACACGAAGAAGCATGACGACAACAGCTTGAGCCTCGGAACCCAGGCGGCGCGCCAGCTGGCGACGACGACCAAGACCGAGCCGCAGATGCAGGGCATCTCCTCGCGGTGGCTGCTCAAGCTGCTGCCGTGGGTGCAGGTGTCCGGCGGCACGTACCGCGTCAACCGCCGTCTGACGTACGCGGTGGGTGACGGTCGCGTCACCTTCACCAGCACCGGCGCCCGGGTGCAGGTCATCCCGCAGGAGCTGGGCGAGCTGCCCCTGCTGCGCGGCTACGAGGACGTGGAGGCGTTGACTGCGCTGGCCCACCGCTTCGTGCAGAAGGAGTACAAGGCCGGTGACATCATCACCGAGGCCGGCAAGGAGGCGGACTCCATCGTCCTCATCGCCCACGGCAAGGTGAACCGCATCGGCACCGGCAAGTACGGTGAGCAGCTGGTGCTGGACACGCTGGCGGACGGCGACCACTACAGCTACCAGGCGCTGCTGGAGTCGCAGGACTACTGGCAGTTCACCGCCAAGGCCGTGACGCCCGTCATCGCGCTCATCCTCCAGCAGTCCGCCTTCGAGGAGGTGGTGGCGCAGGTGCCGTCGCTCCAGAAGCACATCGAGGACTTCAAGGCCCGCGCCAAGAAGAAGCAGGACACCACCGGCCAGAAGGCCATCGAGCTGGCCTCCGGCCACCATGGCGAGCCCGTGCTGCCCGGCACCTACGTGGACTACGAGACGAGCCCGCGCGAGTACGAGCTGTCCGTCGTGCAGACCGTCCTGCAAATCCACACGCGCGTCGCGGACCTCTTCAACGACCCGATGAACCAGACCCAGCAGCAGCTGCGGTTGACCATCGAGGCGATGAAGGAGCGCAAGGAGCACGAGCTCGTCAACAACCGCGAGTTCGGCCTGCTGCACAACGCGGACCTCAAGCAGCGCATCCACACCCGCTCCGGCGCGCCGACGCCGGACGACATGGACGAGCTCTTGGCCACGGTGTGGAAGGAGCCGTCGTTCTTCCTGGCCCACCCGCGCGCCGTCGCCGCGTTCGGACAGGAGTGCAACAAGCGGGGCCTCTACCCCACCAGCGTCGACCTGAACGGGAACATGGTGCCCGCGTGGCGCGGCATCCCCATCTTCACCTGCAACAAGATTCCCATCAGCGAGTCGCGCACCACCTCCATCATGCTGATGCGCGTGGGCGAGAAGAACCAGGGCGTGGTGGGTCTGCACCAGGCGGGCATCCCGGATGAAATCGAGCCCAGCCTCAACGTCCGGTTCATGGGCATCAACGAGAAGGCCATCATGAGCTACCTGGTCACCACGTACTTCTCCACGGCCGTCCTCACGCCGGACGCGCTGGGCATCCTGGAGAGCGTGGAGCTGGGCCGCTCGTAG